Within the Candidatus Paceibacterota bacterium genome, the region CGCAGCATGTCCTCTGGCGCCTGGACAACGGTAACCTCGATGGCTTGCATCCCAAGGCCGCCGTCCTGCTCATCGGCGTCAACAACATCCCTCACACCAACAACACCCCCCGCGACGTCCTCGAAGGCGTCACCGCCGTCGTCCACAAACTCCGCGAGAAGCTCCCCGAAGCCAAAATACTCCTCCTCGGCATCTTCCCTTTCCGCGAGGACTTCTGCGAACAACGCGGCAAGGCCCTCCAGGTCAACCAGGCCCTCCGCAAGTTGGACGACGGCTGCCGGGTCCGGTTCCTGGACATCGGCCATCTCTTTATCCAACCCGATGGCAGGATCTCCAGGGACATCATGCGCGATTTTCTGCACCTTTCGCCCACGGGTTACCGCCTTTGGGCCGAAGCCATCGAGCCCACCCTCGCCGACATGCTGGGAGAGAAACCCATTACTCCCTGAACAACGCGATACCACTTACGATCAGAGTAGATTTCTTCGCGGCTAGCCGGGGACTACTGATGGCGATCCGACGTGTCAAGCACCGCTTGTAACCTCAGGACCACCGTTGGCTTGCGGCTGGCTGGAGGATGGCTTGTTAGTGCGGTTGGGCCCCGGTGTGTATCCCATGGGGAGCGCTCCCCATGGGATACACACCGTAGCATCACCGTGCTGCCACCGTATCACCAAGCGATGGGTGGCGGGGTCAGTCCCACGCACAAAGCTCCACCCCAGCCGTGGCCGTTCGTCATGTTACCCACTGCGTTCGAGACCAGGCCTGGCAGGCTTTTCATTTCGCCCTTTCCAGTTTTCGGATTTGGATTAGTGTCCCTGCATGACGCTAAACGAGCAGATGACCCAACTGGCACAGCGGGCGAAGGCCGCCTCGCGCGAGTTGTCGCGGCTGGCCGCCGCTGACAAGAACGGCTGCCTGCTCGCTATGGCCGACGCGCTCGAGCATGCCGGCGCCGCCATCAAGGAGTCCAATGCGCTCGACATGGAGGTCGGCGCTAATATGGGCCTTTCCTCCGCCATGCTGGACCGCCTCAAGCTCGACGACAAACGCATCGCCGCCATGGCCCGGGGCCTGCGCGAGGTCGCCGCTCTGCCCGACCCGGTGGGCCGCGTGCTCGATGACCGCGTCCGCCCGAACGGCCTGAAGCTCCAGAAGATCAGCACGCCGATCGGCGTGGTCGTTATCATCTACGAGTCGCGCCCCAACGTCACCGCCGACGCCGCGAGCCTGTGCTTCAAGTCCGGCAACGCCACCATCCTGCGCGGCGGCAAGGAGGCCCTTAATTCCAACCTGAAGATCGCGGCGATCATGATCGAGGCGGGCAGGCGCACGCTGCCGGCTTTTCCCGAACACGCCGTCCAGGTCGTGCCCACGACCGATCGCGACGCCATCAAAGCGTTGCTATCGCTGACACAGTATGTGGATTTGTGCATGCCGCGCGGCGGCGAAAGCCTTATTCGCGCCGTGGCCGAGTGCTCGAAGGTGCCTGTCATCAAGCACTACAAAGGTGTCTGCCACGTCTACGTCGACGCTGCGGCCGATTTGGAGATGGCCAGAGAGATCGCCCTCAACGCCAAGGTGCAACGCCCCGCGGTGTGCAATGCCATGGAAACCTTGCTGGTGGACCGCAAGATCGCGCAAGCCTTCCTGCCGGCCATGGCACAGCGGCTGGGCGAGAACAAGGTCCAGTTGCGGGTGGACGCCGACGCGGAAGCCATCCTGAGGTCCGAAGGCCGGGCACCGGCCTCCCAAATCCGGCGCGCGACGGAGCAGGATTGGTTCACCGAGTATAACGACTGTATTCTCAACGTGCGAGTGGTGGACGGGGTGAGGCAGGCGATTGACCACATCAACCACTATGGCTCGGCCCACTCGGACAGCATCGTCACGCGGGATGAGGCCCGCGCGCGACAATTCCTCCGCGAGGTGGATTCCGCCACCGTCTATTGGAACGCCTCGACCCGCTTCACCGACGGCGGTGAGTTCGGCATGGGCGCCGAAATCGGCATCAGCACCGACAAGATCGGCGCGCGGGGCCCCATGGGACTGGCGGAGCTAACCAGCTACAAGTGGGTCGGGATTGGCACCGGACAAGTGCGCGCCTGAGATTGGCTCGCCCGGGAAACGGATATGAGACCGACGCATCTGATCGGCACCGAAGCGGGGTGCTAATGACAGGCCCCCAGCACCCATGATCGCCGCCCCTCCCGACGCCACCGACCGCGCGCGCTTTATTCGCGAGCGACTGCCGCCGGCGGGCCTGTTCGCAGATCATGATTGGCGTACCTCTCCAATCCCCTGCTCTCTCGGCCCCGCCGTGGCGAAGGAGGTGGAATCTCTGGGGCGTGTGCTGCTGCAGTTTTATCGCGCCGTCAATTTGCTCTACCGCAAGAGCGTGGAAGGCCAGCAACCCGAGTGGGTAGCCCGCTGGTTGGATCAAGGCAAGCCCGCCGAACTCATCCAACTCCAGCGCGCGCCAGCCCTGAAAAACGAGCTGCCTCGCGTCATTCGCCCCGACCTGCTCATCACCGAGCACGGACTCAGCGTCACCGAGCTCGACTCTGTCCCCGGCGGCATCGGTCTCACCGGCTGGCTTAATCAAACTTATTCGCAAATGGGCGCGGAGGTCCTCGGCGGTGCGGACGGGATGTTGCGCGGCTTCGCCAGCATCTTTGGAAATGCACCCGCGGCTCATATTGTCGTGTCTGAAGAGGCGGCCACCTACCGGCCCGAGATGAACTGGATGGCAAGCCAATTAGGCGCCGACAGATTCAAAGTGCAGGACACAACGTTCAGCGCGTTCGCCGACGGCGACGCCGTCTATCGGTTCTTCGAGCTGTTCGATGTCGCGAACGTGCGGAACGCCAAGGCGATCTTCGAGCTGGCCGCGGCCAGGCGAATTCGACTTACGCCGCCGCCCAAACCCCTCTTCGAGGAGAAGCTGCTCTTCGCGCTGTTGTGGAACCGAAACCTGCGTGACTTCTGGCGGCAGGAGCTGGGTGAAAGCTTTTTCTCACGGCTGCTGCGCCTGGTCCCTTACACCTGGACCGTTGACCCCGCTCCCCTCCCCCCGCACGGCGCCATCCCGGAGCTGAACCTCACGGACTGGCGCCAGCTCAAGGCGCTGTCCCAAAAAGAGCGCGAGCTGATCCTGAAGGTGTCCGGATTCTCAGCCCACGCTTGGGGCGCGCGCGGGGTTTATCTCGGCAGCGACCTTTCACACGCGGCTTGGTCGGCGGCGGTGGATGAGGCCCTGGCGAACTTCGCGCAGACACCACGGGTCTTGCAGCGATACCACAAACCGGGACTGGTCGAAGCGCAGTGGTTCGATTTCGAGCGCAACCAGCTAGTGCCCCTGAAGGGGCGCGCCCGCCTTTGTCCCTATTACTTCGTGGCCGGCGACGCGGACAAGGCGCGCGCCGAATTGGGAGGCGTATTGGCCACCATCTGCCCCGCCGACAAAAAGATCATCCACGGCATGAAGGACGCGATCTTCGCGCCGTGCTCGCCATGAGCCTGCCCGAATACATCTTGCTGGCAGTCAGCTCCCTCTTCGTCATTGTAGATCCGCTCGCGGCGGTGCCGGCCTTTCTCGCAATGACACCCAACGACACGCCGGAACAGCGCGTCAAGATGGCGCGCCTGGCCTGCTGTGTGGCGACGGGAGTGCTGCTGGCCTTTGCCATCGCGGGCAAGTGGATCTTCAAGTTCCTTGGCATCACCATGCCCGCCTTCCAACTCGCCGCGAGCGTTGTGCTGCTGCTGGTGGCGCTTGATATGTTGCGGGCACAGCGCTCGCGCGTCCAGGAAACCTCGGAGGAGACGGCGGCGGGCGCCGAGAAGACGGACATCGCCATCACGCCGCTCGCAATCCCCATGCTGGCCGGCCCGGGCGCAATATCCACCGCCATCCTCCTCCACAACCAGGCGACCACGTTCGGTCAGCGCGTGGCCCTTTACCCATGCATCCTGGCCGTCTGCCTGGCGAGCTACCTGATCCTCCG harbors:
- a CDS encoding GDSL-type esterase/lipase family protein, translating into MKPCLSLGAGVCAAAILSAATVAGQTNLTPEPHQCIRPVPREGQGHQRFLELNERVKQSQGRAEVIFVGDSITQGWEGNGKAVWKKYYTPRHALNLGIGSDHTQHVLWRLDNGNLDGLHPKAAVLLIGVNNIPHTNNTPRDVLEGVTAVVHKLREKLPEAKILLLGIFPFREDFCEQRGKALQVNQALRKLDDGCRVRFLDIGHLFIQPDGRISRDIMRDFLHLSPTGYRLWAEAIEPTLADMLGEKPITP
- a CDS encoding glutamate-5-semialdehyde dehydrogenase, which gives rise to MTLNEQMTQLAQRAKAASRELSRLAAADKNGCLLAMADALEHAGAAIKESNALDMEVGANMGLSSAMLDRLKLDDKRIAAMARGLREVAALPDPVGRVLDDRVRPNGLKLQKISTPIGVVVIIYESRPNVTADAASLCFKSGNATILRGGKEALNSNLKIAAIMIEAGRRTLPAFPEHAVQVVPTTDRDAIKALLSLTQYVDLCMPRGGESLIRAVAECSKVPVIKHYKGVCHVYVDAAADLEMAREIALNAKVQRPAVCNAMETLLVDRKIAQAFLPAMAQRLGENKVQLRVDADAEAILRSEGRAPASQIRRATEQDWFTEYNDCILNVRVVDGVRQAIDHINHYGSAHSDSIVTRDEARARQFLREVDSATVYWNASTRFTDGGEFGMGAEIGISTDKIGARGPMGLAELTSYKWVGIGTGQVRA
- a CDS encoding MarC family protein encodes the protein MSLPEYILLAVSSLFVIVDPLAAVPAFLAMTPNDTPEQRVKMARLACCVATGVLLAFAIAGKWIFKFLGITMPAFQLAASVVLLLVALDMLRAQRSRVQETSEETAAGAEKTDIAITPLAIPMLAGPGAISTAILLHNQATTFGQRVALYPCILAVCLASYLILRISARSARWLSPIAMNITVRIMGLLLSAVAIQFMLNALRQLNPAWFPPAV